A single genomic interval of Antechinus flavipes isolate AdamAnt ecotype Samford, QLD, Australia chromosome 1, AdamAnt_v2, whole genome shotgun sequence harbors:
- the CCDC166 gene encoding coiled-coil domain-containing protein 166 produces MASKKKSGGAGRRGPGGIDVTEPVLSERYQFLQREYAALTEQLETYEKRVQNILWENDFLDREAAQLREENRQYAAYMSSRAQRCANIIITLDAQNRADLAQVHFQQEELTTLYQGREGAVRSQLTEMEARSANMAYQVERLQPFKELQLEQLARIKTLERELLHLRVEHTQLLHRVKGRFLEDKAAYEREARQQLQLLVRKAEREATRSLVLHIQSIKAENRRLRQELLELLLRTKLLHDTRQELLEQRTRLRQEHEDTREMGKIHDWLKRGPDGPKLWEPPLHEISSTSPSTLFAPSSLMPTSSSLPPSSPRPQTSPMYFASPMLQGSPIPSASPMLQASPIPLASPMLQTSPLPPASSASPVAPVSPKSPEFSENTAGSPGVSPSVPTGPNTESPTTDGLHEVPLQASLLSDSTSHESINIGSKTDS; encoded by the exons ATGGCCTCAAAGAAGAAGAGTGGGGGCGCAGGCCGCCGGGGTCCAGGAGGCATAGATGTCACAGAGCCGGTGCTATCAGAGCGCTACCAGTTTCTGCAGCGGGAGTATGCAGCATTGACTGAGCAGCTAGAAACCTATGAGAAGCGTGTGCAGAATATACTGTGGGAGAATGATTTCCTGGACCGGGAGGCTGCCCAGCTACGTGAGGAGAACCGGCAATATGCAGCTTATATGTCCTCACGGGCCCAGCGCTGCGCCAACATCATCATCACACTGGATGCACAAAATCGTGCAGACCTGGCTCAGGTGCATTTCCAACAAGAAGAACTCACTACCCTGTACCAGGGTCGGGAGGGTGCAGTGCGCTCCCAGCTCACAGAGATGGAGGCCCGCTCAGCCAACATGGCGTACCAGGTGGAACGTCTACAGCCCTTCAAG GAGCTGCAGCTGGAGCAGCTGGCCAGGATCAAGACGCTGGAGCGGGAGCTGCTGCACCTGCGGGTGGAGCACACCCAGCTGCTGCATCGGGTGAAAGGCCGCTTCCTGGAGGACAAGGCGGCTTACGAGCGGGAGGCCCGGCAACAGCTGCAGCTGCTGGTGCGCAAGGCGGAGCGAGAAGCCACGCGCTCCCTCGTCTTACACATTCAGTCTATCAAGGCCGAGAACCGCCGTCTCAGGCAGGAGCTCCTGGAGCTCCTGCTCCGGACAAAGCTGCTGCACGATACCAGGCAGGAGCTGCTGGAGCAGCGGACGCGGTTACGCCAGGAGCATGAAGACACCAGGGAAATGGGCAAAATCCATGACTGGCTTAAACGGGGACCTGATGGACCCAAACTTTGGGAGCCACCACTTCATGAAATCAGCTCCACTTCTCCCTCAACCTTGTTCGCACCTTCCTCACTCATGCCCACCTCTTCATCCTTACCCCCCTCTTCACCCAGGCCCCAAACCTCCCCCATGTACTTCGCCTCCCCCATGCTCCAAGGCTCCCCTATACCCTCAGCTTCCCCCATGCTCCAAGCCTCCCCTATACCTCTAGCCTCCCCCATGCTCCAAACCTCTCCTTTACCTCCAGCCTCCTCCGCTTCACCTGTTGCCCCAGTCTCACCCAAATCCCCAGAGTTTTCAGAAAACACTGCTGGTAGTCCAGGTGTCTCTCCATCTGTCCCTACAGGCCCCAATACTGAGTCTCCAACTACAGATGGATTGCATGAGGTTCCCCTCCAGGCCTCTTTACTGAGTGATAGCACTTCCCATGAGTCTATAAACATAGGATCAAAGACAGACTCCTGA